The proteins below are encoded in one region of Mangifera indica cultivar Alphonso chromosome 7, CATAS_Mindica_2.1, whole genome shotgun sequence:
- the LOC123220360 gene encoding xyloglucan endotransglucosylase/hydrolase 2, whose translation MGLGFNKFSLVLVLSLSMVVGSSSAGNFHQDFDITWGGNRAKVFNRGQLLSLSLDQVSGSGFQSKQEYLFGRIDMQLKLVAGNSAGTVTAYYLSSQGPTHDEIDFEFLGNVSGDPYVLHTNVFTQGKGNREQQFYLWFDPTRNFHTYSIIWKPQHIIFLVDNIPLRVFKNAEAIGVPFPNNQPMRIYSSLWNADDWATRGGLVKTDWTKAPFTAYYRNFNAVACTSCASKSASSFSDAAWQSSENDLDATSRRRLRWVQKYFMIYNYCTDLKRFPQGVPSECKQRSRF comes from the exons atGGGTTTGGGttttaataagttttctttGGTTTTGGTACTGAGCCTTTCAATGGTGGTTGGCTCCTCTTCTGCTGGTAACTTCCACCAAGACTTTGATATAACATGGGGTGGCAACAGAGCCAAGGTCTTTAATAGAGGACAACTTCTTTCTTTGTCTTTAGACCAAGTTTCAGGCTCTGGATTCCAGTCCAAGCAAGAGTATCTATTTGGAAGGATTGATATGCAGCTCAAACTTGTTGCTGGAAACTCTGCTGGCACTGTTACTGCCTATTAT TTGTCTTCTCAAGGGCCAACCCATGATGAGATCGACTTTGAGTTTCTGGGAAACGTTAGTGGCGATCCTTACGTTCTTCACACCAATGTGTTTACTCAAGGGAAAGGCAACAGAGAGCAACAATTTTATCTCTGGTTCGACCCCACAAGAAACTTTCACACTTACTCCATCATCTGGAAACCCCAACACATCAT tttCTTGGTGGATAATATTCCTCTAAGGGTATTTAAAAATGCTGAAGCAATTGGGGTACCATTCCCTAACAACCAGCCAATGAGGATTTACTCAAGTCTTTGGAATGCTGACGATTGGGCTACAAGAGGTGGACTTGTGAAAACTGATTGGACAAAAGCACCTTTTACTGCCTATTACCGCAATTTCAATGCCGTTGCTTGCACTTCTTGTGCCTCAAAATCAGCTTCCTCTTTCTCTGATGCTGCATGGCAGTCCAGTGAAAATGACCTTGATGCCACAAGCAGAAGAAGATTGAGATGGGTTCAGAAATATTTCATGATTTACAATTACTGCACTGATTTAAAACGCTTCCCACAAGGTGTCCCTTCTGAGTGCAAACAACGTTCAAGATTCTGA
- the LOC123220548 gene encoding uncharacterized protein LOC123220548, translating into MAEPNLSSKKRKRHSYPTHHPLAGIFTRSKSQIYLHCNRSGRARADSTRFGLYSASKMPKNILDSSDVDDLSCTEVKDLRAGHVFSDCCGFSGVNDEGNIKERSASGFAFKSCFVAAGDCVGDAKVRDDEDDMEKFDSGFCSQVVGCLNPTLIGIGLSIEESRGDVKAGENEDDKINKNHTLVMEKPRNNGECDISSGVGNSNEDCVQTTPPDIEFLADKQSNGSNQKNDGCIREARNDNAGNGNGTNSRTKPVFSRSRVKLFKTPGSLSYRRLLPFLSGALKTVQSSRIEKVLEEKKISSPHSQEVLLNEPEKESCPGKSNNVDSSSMLNSRSMDCITESSILFDSQKEVCMGRDFSVAPVSLVESWSKPILKGGIEEFMIKISGKDQNLKNSSHDLCLNEDRSICTNSFCVVPSENGESETSYARDCDPQNMKTLNCSSSSIMDNSDSNNDNVISQSYDGTKQYTTEELDKYDTGDSPVGKNLHLMNSNLPGEEQNRILSSSLGIDNNDEVLDHANNSNEECVQMTPPHADIFVQPKMLENHGSPRKRALHSVDHVLGKPLDGNSNNFFSSNDKSINSNPRRNLVLKQCSRLKLLKSPGSMNYRRMLPFLIDNSCVSGKCDCVKLQKGLVANLLSSSPVSVCQEMPTGNSNGNYCYAECHGGNSSDVPISIPVASSVDQEKLLSSYQHVNESPEPLNSQQKWEVYFKQNISETDKKLESDPANMEVIHENRPLVTPLNSLLSSGSLPREDAKIVSHASYVDICKCSVIEFSNGAKQTEQERQHLSQPGASFHLDMPVSVHKKGILKRTPRGCRGSCTCLNCSSFRLHAERAFEFSRNQMQDAEEVAFDLIKELSYMRNLLEKSTFGADGYAGVCVNQVKEACKRASKAEVLAQNRLGQMNFDLDIHCRLTCDQQPRVRFANYVEEKFIDESASPSSSLIGREGFKRRELP; encoded by the exons ATGGCCGAGCCAAATCTCAGCTCCAAGAAACGTAAACGGCATTCTTATCCAACTCATCACCCGTTGGCTGGAATCTTCACTCGTAGCAAATCTCAGATTTATCTTCACTGCAATCGCTCAGGCCGAGCTCGAGCCGATTCCACTCGCTTCGGTCTTTATTCAGCTTCGAAGATGCCCAAAAATATACTAGATTCTTCCGATGTTGATGATTTATCTTGCACTGAGGTCAAAGATCTGCGCGCCGGACACGTTTTTTCAGATTGTTGTGGTTTCAGTGGAGTAAATGATGAGGGAAACATAAAGGAGAGATCGGCAAGTGGGTTTGCTTTCAAATCTTGTTTTGTTGCTGCTGGAGATTGCGTAGGCGACGCCAAAGTaagagatgatgaagatgatatgGAGAAGTTTGATTCAGGGTTCTGTTCTCAAGTTGTGGGTTGTCTAAATCCTACATTAATTGGGATTGGGCTTTCAATTGAAGAGAGCCGAGGTGATGTGAAAGCGGGAGAAAACGAAGacgataaaattaataagaatcaTACTTTGGTCATGGAAAAGCCAAGAAATAACGGAGAGTGTGATATTTCAAGTGGGGTTGGTAATTCGAATGAAGACTGTGTACAGACAACACCACCAGATATTGAATTTTTAGCTGACAAGCAATCAAATGGAAGCAATCAGAAGAATGATGGTTGCATTAGAGAAGCACGTAATGACAATGCAGGCAATGGAAATGGTACAAATTCTAGGACGAAACCA GTTTTTAGTCGATCTCGGGTGAAGCTTTTTAAAACGCCAGGCTCCTTAAGCTATAGAAGATTGCTTCCATTTCTGTCGG GTGCTCTGAAAACGGTTCAGTCTTCCAGAATTGAAAAGGTtctagaagaaaagaaaatctcaaGTCCTCACAGTCAAGAGGTCTTGCTAAATGAACCTGAAAAAGAGAGTTGTCCTGGTAAAAGTAATAATGTTGATTCTTCAAGTATGTTAAACTCAAGGTCCATGGATTGCATTACAGAATCctcaattttatttgattcacAAAAGGAAGTTTGCATGGGTAGAGACTTCTCTGTGGCTCCAGTTTCACTGGTTGAATCGTGGTCAAAGCCAATTCTCAAAGGAGGTATTGAGGAATTCATGATAAAGATATCTGGCAAAGATCAGAATTTGAAGAACTCAAGCCATGATTTGTGTCTAAATGAGGACAGGTCCATCTGCACTAATTCTTTTTGTGTAGTTCCAAGTGAAAATGGAGAATCTGAAACTAGTTATGCTCGGGATTGTGATCCTCAAAACATGAAAACTTTAAACTGTAGTTCGTCTTCCATCATGGATAACTCTGATTCCAATAATGATAATGTAATTTCTCAGTCTTATGATGGTACAAAGCAGTACACTACTGAAGAGCTAGATAAATATGATACTGGGGATTCTCCTGTAGGTAAGAATCTACATCTTATGAATTCCAATTTGCCCGGTGAAGAACAGAATAGAATCTTAAGTTCTTCACTGGGGATTGATAATAACGACGAGGTTCTAGACCATGCTAACAACTCAAATGAAGAATGTGTCCAGATGACACCACCACATGCAGATATTTTTGTTCAGCCCAAAATGTTGGAAAATCATGGTAGTCCTAGGAAGCGTGCTTTGCATTCAGTTGATCATGTTCTTGGGAAGCCATTGGATGGAAACAGTAATAACTTTTTCAGTTCTAATGACAAAAGCATTAATTCTAATCCCAGGAGGAATCTG GTTCTGAAGCAGTGCTCACGgctgaagttattaaaaagtCCAGGTTCAATGAATTATAGAAGAATGCTTCCATTTTTGATAGATAATTCAT GTGTTTCTGGAAAATGTGATTGCGTGAAACTTCAAAAAGGTCTTGTAGCAAACCTTCTTTCGTCATCCCCAGTTTCTGTTTGTCAAGAAATGCCTACTGGAAATTCTAATGGTAATTATTGCTATGCTGAGTGTCATGGCGGCAATTCTTCTGATGTGCCAATCTCCATCCCAGTGGCTTCATCAGTTGATCAAGAAAAACTTTTATCATCCTATCAGCATGTTAATGAATCTCCAGAGCCACTAAACTCACAGCAGAAATGGGAAGTTTATTTTAAGCAGAATATATCAGAGACAGATAAGAAGTTGGAGAGTGACCCTGCAAATATGGAAGTAATTCATGAAAATAGACCACTCGTCACACCATTAAATTCTCTTTTAAGTTCTGGATCTTTACCAAGAGAAGATGCTAAAATTGTCTCACATGCATCATATGTAGACATTTGCAAATGCTCGGTAATAGAGTTTTCCAATGGTGCAAAGCAAACTGAACAAGAAAGGCAACACTTATCCCAACCTGGAGCCTCTTTTCACTTGGATATGCCTGTTAGTGTTCATAAAAAGGGGATTCTTAAAAGAACACCTCGAGGATGCAGAGGCTCCTGCACTTGTTTGAATTGTTCTTCCTTTCGTTTGCATGCAGAGAGAGCATTTGAGTTTTCAAGGAATCAAATGCAAGATGCTGAAGAAGTGGCGTTTGATTTGATTAAGGAACTATCATACATGCGGAATTTGTTGGAGAAATCCACTTTTGGTGCTGATGGTTATGCCGGTGTCTGTGTCAATCAG GTGAAAGAAGCTTGTAAGAGAGCATCCAAAGCAGAAGTACTAGCACAAAACCGCCTTGGCCAAATGAATTTTGATCTTGACATTCACTGCAGGCTTACC TGTGACCAACAACCAAGAGTGAGATTTGCCAATtatgttgaagaaaaatttaTCGACGAGTCAGCCTCGCCAAGCAGTAGTTTAATTGGGAGAGAAGGATTCAAGAGAAGAGAGCTACCATGA